The following proteins are encoded in a genomic region of Arachis ipaensis cultivar K30076 chromosome B02, Araip1.1, whole genome shotgun sequence:
- the LOC107623476 gene encoding histone H3-like centromeric protein HTR12 — MARVKHIPTPSQKGKKKVRPSQSPSPSQASGSRRREDGEEEQEPEAGRRSAAPKKRRNKPGTVALREIRKFQKSFNLLIPAAPFMRCVKQITNQLSTEVNRWTAEAMVALQEAAEDHLVRLFEDGMLCAIHAKRVTLMKKDIELARRLGVIGRPW, encoded by the exons ATGGCAAGAGTGAAGCATATTCCAACACCTAGTCAAAAAG GTAAGAAAAAAGTAAGACCATCACAATCTCCATCGCCATCGCAAGcg TCTGGTAGCAGAAGGAGGGAAGATGGAGAAGAGGAGCAGGAACCAGAAGCAGGACGACGAT CAGCAGCACCTAAGAAAAGGCGTAATAAGCCAGGAACAGTAGCTCTTCGTGAGATTCGTAAATTTCAGAAGAGTTTCAACCTACTCATCCCAGCTGCCCCCTTCATGAGATGT GTCAAACAGATTACAAACCAACTATCTACGGAGGTCAATCGCTGGACAGCTGAAGCCATGGTAGCACTTCAAGAA GCAGCTGAGGATCATCTGGTTCGTTTGTTTGAAGATGGAATGTTGTGTGCTATCCATGCAAAGCGTGTTACTCTAA TGAAAAAGGACATAGAGTTGGCCCGGAGACTCGGAGTGATAGGAAGACCTTGGTGA
- the LOC107626657 gene encoding uncharacterized protein LOC107626657 — translation MAARGRGRGRRGANHAEEPTRGADAFIAAMNTMAEAVRETTTATTRAIDRLGERNGDRNGGRNGERGGDGNDNEGVGNHDNPMTLATFLKVNPPKFKGTLVATEADNWFRGIERSLRAQHVPERQYVEFATYMLEGEAEHWWHGVQRLLRQVVEEIDWDTFKEEFYKKYFPRTVRDAKEMELMQLTQENMSVAEYTQKFEDLCRFSKICQGNPDDFEEWKCLKYEGGLCEELMHSLVPLQIRNFAELVNRSQLVEDCTKKVAAVKMSRQELPPKNFNRYIAPQGRNFKMNRTLPYGNQQVSNLPARDNIDRQGRDTGKRPQPALTNLVCNQCGKNHGGNPCRLGSSVCYFCGMPGHIARNCEKKIAQDSAKSQQPERVFIMMTEDARTRTP, via the coding sequence ATGGCTGCACGGGGACGAGGACGTGGTAGGCGTGGTGCGAACCATGCAGAGGAACCGACGAGGGGTGCAGATGCTTTTATAGCTGCAATGAACACCATGGCTGAGGCTGTGCGTGAAACGACAACTGCTACTACGCGAGCAATTGACCGTTTAGGGGAGAGGAACGGAGATCGTAACGGAGGACGCAATGGTGAGCGTGGTGGAGACGGTAATGATAATGAAGGTGTCGGAAACCACGATAACCCTATGACACTAGCAACCTTTCTGAAGGTAAATCCGCCCAAGTTTAAGGGGACACTTGTTGCAACTGAAGCTGACAATTGGTTCCGTGGTATTGAGAGGTCATTGCGAGCGCAACATGTACCAGAAAGACAGTACGTGGAATTTGCGACCTATATGCTGGAGGGAGAAGCTGAACACTGGTGGCATGGAGTGCAACGCTTGTTAAGGCAGGTGGTGGAAGAGATTGACTGGGATACTTTTAAGGAGGAATTTTACAAAAAGTACTTCCCTAGAACTGTTCGTGATGCCAAAGAAATGGAACTAATGCAGTTGACGCAGGAGAATATGTCAGTAGCAGAGTATACTCAGAAATTTGAGGATTTGTGCCGATTCTCTAAGATCTGTCAGGGAAACCCAGATGAttttgaggaatggaagtgtttgaagtacgaaggaggactctgCGAAGAACTAATGCACTCCTTGGTACCACTGCAAATACGAAACTTTGCAGAGCTTGTCAATAGGAGTCAGTTGGTGGAAGACTGCACCAAGAAGGTGGCGGCAGTAAAGATGAGTCGTCAAGAATTACCTCCGAAAAATTTTAATCGGTATATAGCCCCTCAGGGAAGGAACTTTAAGATGAATAGGACACTTCCTTATGGGAATCAACAAGTTAGTAATCTTCCTGCTCGTGACAATATTGATAGGCAAGGACGAGATACTGGAAAGCGACCACAGCCAGCATTAACAAACCTTGTTTGTAATCAGTGTGGGAAGAACCATGGTGGGAATCCATGTCGATTGGGTTCGAGCGTTTGTTATTTTTGTGGTATGCCTGGACACATAGCGAGGAATTGTGAGAAGAAGATTGCTCAAGATTCAGCTAAATCTCAGCAGCCGGAAAGAGTATTTATAATGATGACTGAAGATGCTCGTACTCGgactccctga
- the LOC107623469 gene encoding probable WRKY transcription factor 46 — MEQVSIVGELMQGKELAKKLFDHLNSPSPSLSSSSSSSSSSSHESNEALIEKILSTYEKALTMLNNTNFMKDSSHCSSSSLANGSTKSEVLDKEDVAKHKQVSKKRKTMSMWTKQVRVCLGTELDGSMEDGHSWRKYGQKDILGAKFPRGYFRCTHRHVQGCLATKQVQKSDEDPNVLEITYKGRHTCIQVSHHSKKPTISKPNMALLLEEQTKNHQPTQKEMKTEQPHETILTFGTSQELEVKLDDFDFDFDPDTKENIFSSLCFTSPSIVSENDEDNNKMFSYIESFSPEFISPTTNSESNNIFHFNDGLGLCVQTSDSDFSDNVSAPTSSVSNSSIEGLDFHSFDEKVDFDNYYSINS, encoded by the exons ATGGAACAAGTTAGTATTGTTGGTGAGTTAATGCAAGGAAAGGAGTTAGCAAAGAAGCTCTTTGACCATTTGAATTCACCATcaccatcattatcatcatcctcctcctcttcatcatcatcatcacatgaATCTAATGAAGCTTTGATAGAGAAGATACTTTCAACCTATGAGAAAGCACTCACCATGCTCAATAACACCAACTTCATGAAGGATTCTTCTCAttgttcatcttcttctcttgcaAATGGCAGCACAAAAAGTGAGGTCTTGGATAAAGAGGATGTTGCAAAGCACAAACAAGTGTCCAAGAAAAG AAAGACTATGTCAATGTGGACAAAGCAAGTGAGGGTGTGTTTGGGAACAGAGCTTGATGGTTCTATGGAAGATGGCCATAGCTGGAGAAAATATGGACAGAAGGACATTCTTGGAGCCAAGTTTCCAAG AGGATATTTCAGATGTACACATAGACATGTACAAGGTTGTTTGGCCACAAAACAAGTTCAAAAATCAGATGAAGATCCAAATGTGTTGGAAATAACCTACAAAGGAAGACACACTTGCATTCAAGTTAGTCATCACTCAAAAAAACCaacaatttcaaaaccaaacatGGCCTTATTATTAGAAGAACAAACCAAGAATCATCAACCAACACAAAAAGAGATGAAAACAGAACAACCCCATGAAACAATTCTCACATTTGGAACATCACAAGAACTTGAAGTCAAACTTGATGACTTTGACTTTGACTTTGACCCTGACACAAAGGAGAACATTTTCTCTTCACTTTGCTTCACTTCCCCATCAATAGTTTCTGAAAAtgatgaagacaacaacaaaatgtTCTCTTACATTGAAAGCTTTTCTCCTGAATTCATATCACCAACAACAAATTCAGAATCAAACAACATTTTCCACTTTAATGATGGACTAGGCCTATGTGTTCAAACCTCAGATTCTGATTTTAGTGATAATGTTTCAGCACCAACTTCATCAGTCTCTAATTCATCAATAGAAGGCTTGGATTTTCACTCCTTTGATGAAAAGGtggattttgataattattacTCCATAAACTCCTAG